One genomic window of Actinoplanes lobatus includes the following:
- a CDS encoding tachylectin-related carbohydrate-binding protein — translation MTTTTRRTLLKLSAVAGAGAATGLALPGTARAARTKNLVVVGENGNLNIVTPGGALLMYYQEQWQTGSGGFLGPFSRGSGFDAFGSIASCGVAYTYDNLYVCANSSGVYGYYWRNGLQAWAYGGAPAPIAGTTSLGWANLSKLISGGYITPELGYPGGSIFYTIDSSGRLFWHKYLGVPGEGGSWAANSGTQIGVGWEGFRYVTGSPSGAIYGVDSSGNIRWYRYQYPYSGVNVSDSWVAGSGNVIGSGWYGGTYGYQTVQAAGVDFSATVGADGGMYMVDKNGNLRWNEHLDWYGGAAEWRYPTGGGLIIGNGWM, via the coding sequence ATGACAACAACGACGAGAAGGACGTTACTCAAACTGAGCGCGGTGGCCGGAGCCGGCGCGGCAACCGGACTGGCGCTGCCCGGCACGGCACGCGCGGCACGGACGAAGAACCTGGTCGTCGTGGGGGAGAACGGAAATCTGAACATCGTGACGCCGGGCGGCGCGCTGCTCATGTACTACCAGGAGCAGTGGCAGACCGGGTCGGGGGGCTTTCTCGGGCCGTTCTCCCGCGGCAGCGGCTTCGATGCGTTCGGCTCGATCGCCTCGTGCGGTGTCGCATACACCTACGACAATCTGTACGTCTGCGCCAACAGCTCCGGTGTGTACGGCTATTACTGGCGAAATGGCTTGCAGGCATGGGCGTACGGCGGGGCGCCGGCGCCGATCGCCGGCACGACCAGCCTGGGGTGGGCCAACCTCAGCAAGCTGATCAGCGGCGGCTATATCACTCCAGAGTTGGGTTATCCCGGAGGCAGCATTTTCTACACGATCGACTCCTCCGGGCGGTTGTTCTGGCACAAATACCTGGGTGTACCTGGTGAGGGCGGCAGCTGGGCCGCGAACAGCGGCACCCAGATCGGCGTCGGCTGGGAGGGGTTCCGCTACGTCACCGGATCCCCCAGCGGCGCGATTTACGGCGTCGACAGCTCCGGCAACATCCGCTGGTACAGGTATCAATACCCGTATTCCGGCGTCAACGTTAGCGACAGCTGGGTAGCGGGCTCCGGCAACGTCATCGGGTCCGGCTGGTACGGCGGCACGTACGGCTACCAGACGGTGCAGGCGGCCGGAGTCGACTTCTCGGCGACCGTCGGAGCCGACGGTGGCATGTACATGGTCGACAAGAACGGCAACCTGCGCTGGAACGAGCACCTCGACTGGTACGGCGGCGCGGCGGAGTGGCGCTACCCGACCGGCGGCGGCCTGATCATCGGCAACGGCTGGATGTGA
- a CDS encoding ISAzo13 family transposase, with protein MAIDAETLRQVTTRFEVLAPHLNERQRRLALAAEARLFGHGGVRAVARAVGVSETTVRAGVFELERGDDPLPVGRVRRPGGGRKSLTEHDPKLLPALLALVEPDERGDPTSPLRWTTKSLRHLADELTRQGYPISAPTVGRLLHRNGFSLQANAKTLEGDQHPDRDAQFNYVNEQVREHQQSGEPVISVDAKKKEQLGLLPSGGREWRPHGEPVKVVDHSFFTGPNVEQALPYGVYDLTRDTGWVNVGVDHDTAAFAVASIRRWWQARGHLDYQQATRLLITADAGGSNCYRFRLWKAELATLAAETGLTITVCHFPPGTSKWNKIEHRLFSHITMNWRGRPLTSHEIVVQTIAATTTRTGLRVDASLDPGDYPLGITITAAQLQALPITAHAWHGAWNYTITPPIPGSVPPPTTDSTTALQKRAQNLHRLADPRLTGMTRDELDQLAGELAADQAAQTEKRCYQQRGGPRRKSPGAGAAMLLTAADRVLVTVIYLRQICSQKVLAELLAINPTSIGNAIADTRTLLEQRKHIIGPTRLRCNSASQLSDFLDGSTRPAPAVLLPDLLTDPRLTGMSRQQLSDLLDQIRLPHDAQVEHRRYHRRGRHPLPGTRGGIFKQKLTDPERVLAAILYHRQACTRQALADLFQVSPRTIGNILIDIRPLLDQAGYQPTSATIRYRSAAALREAIGNDTPT; from the coding sequence ATGGCGATCGATGCGGAGACCTTGCGGCAGGTCACTACACGGTTCGAGGTTCTCGCTCCGCATCTGAACGAGCGGCAACGGCGTCTGGCGTTGGCGGCAGAGGCCCGGCTCTTCGGTCATGGCGGGGTGCGGGCTGTCGCCCGGGCGGTCGGGGTGAGCGAGACGACCGTGCGAGCTGGCGTCTTCGAACTGGAACGCGGCGACGATCCCCTGCCGGTGGGCCGGGTTCGCCGGCCCGGCGGCGGCCGCAAGTCGTTGACCGAGCATGATCCGAAGCTGCTGCCCGCGTTGTTGGCGCTGGTCGAGCCGGACGAACGGGGCGACCCGACGTCGCCGTTGCGATGGACCACGAAGTCACTGCGGCATCTGGCAGACGAGCTGACGCGGCAGGGATATCCGATCTCGGCGCCGACAGTGGGCCGGCTGCTTCACCGCAACGGATTCAGCTTGCAGGCCAACGCCAAGACCCTCGAAGGCGACCAGCACCCCGACCGCGACGCCCAGTTCAACTACGTGAACGAGCAGGTCAGAGAACACCAGCAGTCCGGCGAGCCCGTGATCAGCGTGGATGCCAAGAAGAAGGAACAACTGGGCCTGCTACCCAGCGGCGGCCGGGAATGGCGCCCGCACGGGGAACCGGTGAAGGTCGTCGATCACAGCTTCTTCACCGGCCCGAACGTCGAGCAGGCACTGCCCTACGGCGTTTATGACCTGACCCGCGACACCGGCTGGGTCAACGTCGGCGTCGACCACGACACCGCAGCATTCGCGGTCGCCTCGATCCGTCGCTGGTGGCAAGCCCGCGGCCACCTCGACTACCAGCAGGCCACCCGGCTGCTGATCACCGCGGACGCGGGCGGATCCAACTGCTACCGGTTCCGGCTCTGGAAAGCCGAACTCGCCACCCTGGCTGCCGAAACCGGACTCACCATCACGGTCTGCCACTTCCCACCGGGCACATCCAAGTGGAACAAGATCGAGCACCGGCTGTTCTCCCACATCACCATGAACTGGCGTGGACGCCCTCTGACCAGTCACGAAATCGTCGTGCAGACGATCGCGGCGACCACCACCCGCACCGGTCTGCGGGTTGATGCCAGCCTCGACCCCGGTGACTATCCGCTCGGCATCACCATCACCGCCGCGCAGTTGCAGGCTCTGCCGATCACCGCCCATGCCTGGCACGGCGCCTGGAACTACACCATCACGCCACCGATCCCCGGCTCCGTCCCGCCGCCGACAACCGACAGCACCACGGCCCTGCAGAAACGTGCCCAGAACCTGCACCGGCTCGCCGATCCCCGGCTGACCGGCATGACCCGCGATGAACTCGACCAGTTGGCCGGCGAACTCGCTGCAGACCAAGCCGCCCAGACCGAGAAGCGCTGCTACCAGCAACGCGGCGGACCCCGCCGGAAGTCTCCCGGCGCCGGCGCCGCGATGTTACTCACCGCCGCGGACCGCGTCCTGGTCACCGTGATCTACCTGCGGCAGATCTGCTCACAGAAGGTTCTGGCCGAGCTACTGGCCATCAACCCGACCTCGATCGGCAATGCCATAGCCGACACCCGAACCCTGCTGGAGCAGCGCAAACACATCATCGGCCCGACCAGGTTGCGCTGCAACAGCGCGTCGCAACTGTCCGACTTCCTCGACGGCAGCACCCGACCGGCCCCAGCCGTCCTGCTGCCCGATCTACTCACTGATCCCCGCCTGACCGGGATGAGCCGTCAACAACTGAGCGATCTACTGGACCAGATCCGCCTGCCACACGACGCCCAAGTCGAACATCGCCGCTACCACCGCCGCGGCCGTCATCCTCTTCCCGGAACCCGCGGCGGCATCTTCAAACAGAAACTCACTGACCCGGAACGCGTCCTCGCCGCGATTCTCTACCACCGGCAAGCCTGCACCCGGCAGGCTCTGGCCGACCTGTTCCAGGTCAGCCCACGCACCATCGGCAACATCCTGATCGACATCCGCCCACTGCTCGACCAGGCCGGCTACCAGCCCACATCCGCCACCATCCGCTACCGCTCCGCAGCGGCCCTGCGGGAAGCCATCGGCAACGACACGCCAACTTGA
- a CDS encoding dienelactone hydrolase family protein: protein MASSEGESHAEKSAESARHVAPPKGRHSSSGGSRHPHRHRPAESGLAAVSPYQRGPDPTAASVAAVTGPFAISSVAVARGNGFGGGVIYYPTDTSQGTFGGIAISPGLNGTWPGIAWLGPRLASQGFVVFGIETNNLNDSPASRGTQLLAALDYLTRSSTVRTRVDAGRLGVIGHSMGGGGALDAALRRPALQAAIGNAPHLPSGSLAGDRVPTLVYAMQNDTLVPPTRLTSLYNTIPAATERAYIEVAGAGHNYIGQPSTVLARTMIPWLKIFIDDDARYSQFLCPLSNQAGITQYRSSCPLISTTATVSRGP, encoded by the coding sequence ATGGCCAGTTCAGAAGGGGAGAGCCATGCTGAGAAGTCAGCCGAATCCGCCCGTCATGTTGCGCCTCCGAAGGGCCGTCACAGCAGCAGCGGTGGCTCTCGGCACCCTCATCGCCATCGGCCCGCAGAGTCCGGGCTGGCGGCCGTCAGTCCCTACCAACGTGGGCCGGACCCGACCGCGGCCAGCGTCGCCGCCGTCACCGGCCCGTTTGCCATTTCGTCGGTCGCGGTCGCCCGCGGCAACGGCTTCGGCGGCGGAGTGATCTACTACCCGACCGACACCAGCCAGGGCACCTTCGGCGGGATCGCCATCTCGCCGGGGCTCAACGGCACCTGGCCCGGCATAGCCTGGCTGGGCCCGCGACTGGCCTCGCAAGGCTTCGTCGTGTTCGGAATCGAGACGAACAACCTCAACGACAGCCCCGCCAGCCGCGGTACCCAGCTCCTGGCGGCGCTGGACTACCTCACCCGCAGCAGCACGGTGCGCACCCGAGTCGACGCCGGCCGGCTCGGCGTCATCGGGCATTCGATGGGCGGCGGCGGGGCCCTCGACGCGGCCCTGCGCCGGCCGGCTCTGCAGGCCGCGATCGGCAACGCGCCGCACCTGCCGTCAGGCAGCCTGGCCGGCGACCGGGTCCCGACACTCGTCTACGCCATGCAGAACGACACCCTCGTGCCGCCGACCCGCCTGACCAGCCTGTACAACACCATCCCGGCGGCGACTGAACGCGCCTACATCGAAGTCGCCGGGGCGGGCCACAACTACATCGGACAGCCCAGCACCGTCCTGGCTCGCACCATGATCCCGTGGCTGAAGATCTTCATCGACGATGACGCTCGCTACAGCCAGTTCCTCTGCCCCCTGTCCAACCAGGCCGGCATCACTCAGTACCGCAGTAGCTGCCCGTTGATCTCGACGACGGCGACGGTGTCTCGAGGACCCTGA
- a CDS encoding AraC-like ligand-binding domain-containing protein, with translation MLTVFDSATIAPRERLDAWREITAASMAPTAIDVPDPEAFTARLRAMPLGNAQVATLAYTALTARRSMREIRRSDPEYYEVGLIRAGRQGIEQNDTSALVPRGNLVLWDSSVPYEAIVNGTSLAESALLQFPKRMLPLPVRQVTGLCAVSLPGTEDIGSLLAAFLASLADDRTRCTERDTLRLETIAVDLTTAVLAHHLERENPPLRSPTHTLYLRIIAFIEENLHHPELRPATIAAAHRISPRHLHRIFQQHHPAGVAAHIRTRRLDRARRDLADHRLDHLTIATIARRWGFSRPRLQPRLPTPRRHPTPRLPQPRLDPDFAHGCGGECLGAGPARHQAQRAQIGQVEERGVGDDRAPVAAHPGDRRLPRHRDQVVRHVEVVRRRRPGR, from the coding sequence ATGCTCACTGTGTTCGACAGCGCCACGATCGCCCCACGAGAACGCCTGGACGCCTGGCGCGAGATCACCGCCGCCTCGATGGCGCCGACGGCAATCGACGTCCCGGACCCCGAGGCGTTCACCGCCCGCCTCCGCGCCATGCCGCTCGGCAACGCGCAGGTCGCCACCCTGGCCTACACGGCGCTGACAGCGCGGCGGTCGATGCGGGAAATCCGCAGGTCCGATCCGGAGTACTACGAGGTTGGTCTCATCCGGGCCGGCCGGCAGGGCATAGAGCAAAATGACACCAGCGCCCTGGTCCCCCGCGGGAACCTGGTGCTCTGGGACAGCTCCGTACCGTACGAGGCGATCGTCAACGGGACGTCCCTCGCGGAGTCGGCGCTCCTGCAGTTCCCCAAGAGGATGCTTCCGCTGCCCGTGCGCCAGGTGACCGGCCTCTGCGCCGTGTCGCTACCCGGAACCGAAGACATCGGCAGCCTCCTCGCCGCCTTCCTCGCCTCCCTGGCCGACGACCGCACCCGCTGCACGGAACGCGACACGCTGCGCCTCGAAACCATCGCGGTGGACCTGACGACCGCCGTGCTCGCCCACCACCTGGAGCGGGAGAACCCGCCGCTGCGCTCCCCCACGCACACCCTCTACCTGCGCATCATCGCCTTCATCGAGGAGAATCTGCACCACCCGGAGCTGCGTCCCGCCACGATCGCCGCCGCCCACCGGATCTCCCCGCGCCACCTGCACCGCATCTTCCAGCAGCACCACCCCGCCGGCGTCGCCGCCCACATCCGCACCCGCCGCCTCGACCGGGCCCGCCGCGACCTGGCCGACCACCGCCTCGACCACCTCACCATCGCCACCATCGCCCGCCGCTGGGGCTTCTCCCGTCCCCGACTTCAGCCGCGCCTTCCAACGCCACGCCGGCACCCCACCCCGCGACTACCGCAACCGCGTCTAGACCCGGACTTCGCACATGGTTGTGGCGGCGAGTGCCTCGGTGCCGGGCCAGCCCGCCACCAGGCCCAGCGAGCCCAGATAGGCCAGGTCGAAGAACGAGGTGTCGGAGACGATCGCGCCCCGGTCGCCGCGCACCCAGGTGATCGGCGGCTTCCGCGGCATCGCGACCAGGTCGTCCGCCACGTTGAAGTGGTTCGGCGCCGTCGGCCGGGCCGTTGA
- a CDS encoding class I SAM-dependent methyltransferase gives MGDVWAVADAYEAYVGRWSRRVAREFVAWLAAPPGGRWLDAGCGTGALSEAVLAVAAPARVTGVDTSRGFLTAAGAGAVPVNGSAAALPLRDDSFDAVVSGLALNFIPDPGAAVAEFARVAAPGAVVAAYVWDYADGMRMMRYFWDAARDTDPAAAEADEAPRFPICHPDALRAAWTVAGLRDVTTRAVEIPTVFADFDDYWHPFLGGQGPAPAYLARQHPAQRERIRRLLDERLPRTDGGEIALTAAAWAVRGRI, from the coding sequence ATGGGAGACGTCTGGGCCGTGGCCGACGCCTACGAGGCGTACGTGGGCCGCTGGAGTCGCCGGGTGGCCCGCGAGTTCGTCGCCTGGCTGGCGGCGCCGCCCGGCGGCCGCTGGCTGGACGCCGGCTGCGGCACCGGCGCGCTGAGCGAGGCCGTCCTGGCCGTCGCCGCCCCGGCCCGGGTGACCGGCGTCGACACGTCCCGCGGCTTCCTCACCGCGGCCGGCGCCGGCGCCGTACCGGTCAACGGCAGCGCCGCCGCCCTCCCGCTGCGCGACGACAGCTTCGACGCGGTGGTCAGCGGCCTGGCGCTCAACTTCATCCCCGACCCCGGGGCGGCGGTCGCCGAGTTCGCCCGGGTGGCCGCGCCCGGCGCGGTCGTCGCCGCGTACGTCTGGGACTACGCCGACGGCATGCGCATGATGCGGTACTTCTGGGACGCGGCCCGCGACACCGACCCGGCAGCCGCCGAGGCCGACGAGGCGCCCCGCTTCCCGATCTGCCACCCCGACGCCCTCCGCGCCGCCTGGACCGTCGCCGGCCTGCGCGACGTGACGACCCGCGCCGTCGAGATCCCGACGGTCTTCGCCGATTTCGACGACTACTGGCACCCGTTCCTGGGCGGCCAGGGCCCCGCGCCGGCCTACCTGGCCCGGCAGCACCCCGCCCAGCGGGAACGGATCCGCAGGCTGCTCGACGAGCGCCTGCCGCGCACCGACGGCGGCGAAATCGCGCTCACCGCCGCGGCCTGGGCGGTCCGCGGCCGGATTTAG